A region of the Nitrospirota bacterium genome:
AGCCTGGATGCTGACATATCTTTTGAGGCTGACTACTTCTCCTACTTGATGGGGAAATTTGCCGAGGATTCTCAACTGGGAGTCGGCGGGACCCCTTTCAGGGAAGGTTCGCGTCAGTATGATTATCGTTTTACGAGCATTGAGCATGTCTCTGGAGCTTGCCAGTTATTCAGACGTGTATGTTTTGAGTCTATAGGAGGATATAAACCGATCAAGGGTGGAGGGATAGACTGGACCGCAGTTACCACTGCCCGCATGAGAGGCTGGAAGACAAGGACTTTTACTGAAAAGGTATGCATTCACCACAGAAAGATCGGTACCGGCAAGAGCAGGCAACTTGCTGCATCTTTCAGATTCGGTAAACAAGATTACTATTTGGGCGGGCATCCACTTTGGGAAGTCTTCAGAAGTCTCTACCAGATGAAATCAAAACCTTATGTTCTGGGTGGATTGTTTCTATATTCCGGATATATCTGGGCGTTTCTGAGTAGAGTGGAAAGGCCTATACCCCGAGAACTTGTCGAGTTTCGCCGGAAGGAGCAGATGCACAGATTAAAAAATCTGGCCCTTAGAATGCTTGGCAGTTTCAGATAATCCTTTAGACGATTATTTAATCACTCGTTATGATAGACGAATTTGTCACGGCAAAAACAGGGAGGTTCTGTTCATGAACGAATATGCGGACGAAATTAGTGTAAAAGGCCGGCGAGTCAAAGTTAAGGCTATAATAGCTGAAAATATGAATATAGTTGTAACTGGTAAATTTATTAAAACAGCCAGGATCAAGGAAGAATGGGATTCCGATGTGAAGAACCCGTCGGCGTTAGTTGCTGAACTTAAGTCGAGACGAGCTAAAGCTGATATCTTTACTTTCTGGCAAAGACTTCCAAAAGTTAAACCACTATTTAATGACTATCATATGGAATGGGACAATATAGCTGCGCTTCCCATCACCAGTTATGAGCACTGGTGGAATGAGCAAATACGATTTAAGGCCAGAAATAAATTCAGGAAGGTAGAAAAACTGGGAGTTAATGTGACTGTTGTTCCTTTCAGCGACGAACTCGTTCATGGGATAATGGGTATCTATAATGAGTCACCTGTAAGACAAGGTAAGCCATTTTGGCACTATGGAAAAGATTTTGATACTGTCAAAAGGGAGAACTCAACATATCTTGATAGAAGCGATTTTATTGGTGCTTATTACCACGACGAATTGATTGGATTTATTCGATTGGTAAATTACGGGCAATTTGCTTTTATAATGCAGATTATTTCAATGATGAAGCACCGTGATAAAGCACCTACCAATG
Encoded here:
- a CDS encoding glycosyltransferase family 2 protein, which produces MPSYVLITPARNEAAFIELTLKSMIAQTVPPLKWVIVSDGSTDGTDDIVKNYTAENKWIELVRMPERTERHFAGKVHAFNAGYARVQDLEYDIIGSLDADISFEADYFSYLMGKFAEDSQLGVGGTPFREGSRQYDYRFTSIEHVSGACQLFRRVCFESIGGYKPIKGGGIDWTAVTTARMRGWKTRTFTEKVCIHHRKIGTGKSRQLAASFRFGKQDYYLGGHPLWEVFRSLYQMKSKPYVLGGLFLYSGYIWAFLSRVERPIPRELVEFRRKEQMHRLKNLALRMLGSFR